One segment of Candidatus Sulfotelmatobacter sp. DNA contains the following:
- a CDS encoding ATP-binding protein, with product MADRRDLPEPDRSASQWEWVLDISDPTTTTPARVAVREYLRHHAGNESDLSSAELIVGELLSNVARHAPGRALLSMDWRGRRPILYVLDEGSGFRAAPATTLDTPTAESGRGLALVKALAVKMAFGNHVRGGAYVSVVLPVCRSSDAA from the coding sequence ATGGCTGATCGGCGGGACCTTCCCGAACCGGATCGCAGCGCTTCGCAGTGGGAGTGGGTGCTCGACATTTCCGACCCGACGACGACGACGCCGGCGCGCGTCGCGGTGCGCGAGTACTTGCGCCATCACGCCGGCAACGAGTCCGACCTCTCCTCGGCGGAGCTGATCGTCGGCGAGCTCCTGAGCAACGTCGCGCGGCACGCACCGGGGCGCGCGCTGCTCTCGATGGACTGGCGCGGCCGGCGCCCGATCCTGTACGTCCTTGACGAGGGCAGCGGCTTTCGTGCCGCGCCGGCGACGACGCTCGACACCCCGACCGCCGAGAGCGGTCGGGGTCTGGCCCTGGTGAAGGCGTTGGCCGTGAAGATGGCGTTCGGCAACCACGTCCGTGGGGGGGCCTACGTCAGCGTGGTCTTACCGGTGTGCCGGTCCTCGGACGCTGCGTGA